DNA from Candidatus Binatia bacterium:
GCCGCTCTGAACGAGGATGCGCGAGCGCGCCTCGCAGCATTGGCCCGCGTTGTAGTAGACGCCGTAGAGCGCCCCGGCGACCGCTGCGTCGAGATCGGCGTCGTCGAAGACGACCGACGGCGATTTCCCGCCGAGCTCGAGCGTTACGCGCTTGAGCGTCTTCGCGGCGGTGGCGGCGACGATCTTGCCGGTCGCCGTCGAGCCGGTGAACGCGATCTTGTCGACGCCGCGATGCTCGACGAGCGCCGCGCCGATCGGATGGCTGGATCCCGTAATGACGTTGAGCACGCCCTCGGGAACGCCCGCCTCGAGCGCGATCTTTCCCAACTCGATCGCCGTGAGCGGCGTCACCGATGATGGTTTGAGCACGATCGTGCAGCCGGCCGCGAGCGCGGGCGCAACTTTCCACGTCGCGAGCAAGAGCGGGAAGTTCCACGGCACGATCGCGCCGACGACGCCGACCGGTTCGCGCACGGTGGAGGCGAGATAGGTCGGAAGCGGCGGCGGCAGCGTTTCGCCGTAGTTCTTCGTCGCGGCGCCCGCGTAGAACTCGTACGTGTCGACGATCGCGCCGAGCTCGCCCTTCGCCGTGCCGACGCTCTTGCCGTTGTCGCGCACCTCGAGCAGCGCGATCTCGGCCGCGCGCTCGGCGATCAGCGACGCGAGCTTGTAGACGATCTTCGCGCGCCGCGATGCCGCCATCGTCGGCCACTTGCCGTCGAAGGCTCGGCGCGCCGCGGCGACGGCCGCATCGACGTCGTCGCGCGTCGCGTCGGCAACGTCGGCGATCTTCGCGCCGGTCGCCGGGTTGAAATCTTCGTACGTCGCTCCGTCGGAGGCGTCGCGCAACTCGCCGCCGATGAGAAGCTGCGTCTTTACAGCCGTCGTGGTCGTGGTCATCCGCGCCGCCTTCTACTCGACGCGCTCGAATACCGTTGCGACGCCCTGCCCGACGCCGACGCACATCGTGGCCAGGCCATACCGGCCGCCGCGCCGGCGCAGCTCGTGGAGAAGCGTCGTAACGATCCGCGCGCCGCTCGCGCCGAGGGGATGACCGAGCGCGATCGCTCCGCCGTTGACGTTCGTCTTTTCGGGATCGAGCCCCAGCTCGCGAACGCATGCGATCGCCTGCGAGGCAAACGCTTCGTTGATCTCGCAGAGGTCGAGCTGCGACGCCGTTATGCGCGCTCGATCGAGCGCCTTGTGCGTCGCGGGAATCGGCCCGATGCCCATGACCTCGGGCGCGACGCCGGCCGAAGCCGACGCGACGAAACGCGCCATCGGGACGAGCCCGCGCCGCTCGGCGGTCTTCGCTTCGCAGAGCAGCACCGCCGCCGCGCCGTCGTTGATGCCCGACGAGTTACCCGCCGTGACGGTTCCATCGTTCCTGAATGCGGGACGCAGGGTCGCGAGCACGTCGAGCGTCGTCTCGGGCCGCGGATGCTCGTCGCGCGCCAGATCCGCGACCGCGACGATCTCTTGCGCGAACGCGCCCCGTTCCATCGCCGCCTTGCATCGCATCTGCGATTCGTATGCGAACCGGTCTTGCTCTTCGCGCCCGATGCCGTAGCGTTCGGCGACGTTCTCCGCGGTCTCGCCGAGCGAGATCGTCCAGCGCGGCTCCATCGAAGGATTGACCATGCGCCAGCCCAGCGTCGTATCGAAGAGGCGCTGCTTGCCCCCGAACGGCGCGTCGCTCTTCGGCAGCACGTACGGGGCGCGCGTCATGGATTCGACGCCGCCCGCGACGACGAGATCGCCGTCGCCGAAGGCGATCGCCTGCGCCGCCGAGTTAATCGCCGAGAGACTCGAGGCGCAGAGACGATTGAACGTGACGCCGGGAACTTCGACCGGCAGCCCCGCGAGCAGGACCGCCATGCGCGCGACGTTGCGGTTATCTTCGCCGCTCTGATTCGCCGCGCCGAAGTAGACGTCGTCGATCGCTGCCGGATCCAGGGCGTTGCGCTCGACGATCGCGCGCAGCACCGTTGCCGCCAGGTCGTCGGGGCGAACGCCGGCGAGCGCGCCGCCGCGGCGGCCGATCGGCGTGCGCACCGCATCGATCACCCAGACCTCGCGGCTCACTCCGTCACCTCACCTTCGACCGGCGGCGCTTCCTCGACGTCGAGAATCCAAAGCGAGCGATGCGGAGCGAAGGCCTCGCCCTCGGCGTCCGCCAGACGGTTGAGGATGCGCGCCACGCGCGCGCCGCCGATCTCGCGTCCCCACGCGATCGGCCCGATCGGATAGTTCGCGCCGAGCCGCATCGCGACGTCCACGTCGTCGGGCGAGGCGACCTCTTCGGCGACCGCGACGATCGCCTCGTTGACGATCGAACCGACCGTCCGCCCGAGAAAGAGACCCGGCAGGTCCTCGACTAAGATCGCGCTCTTGCCGAGGACGCCGCAGAATTCTTGCGCGAGTTCCAGGGCGTCGTCGGAGACCGCCTCGGAGTCGGCGATCTCGACGGCGCTCTGCCCTTCGAGCGACCCGAGGATGCCATACCCGACGAGCCGCTGCGGATGACGCAGGCGCTGGGCGCAGGCCGCCAGATCCGTCGCGTACGCATCCACGAAGAAGAGCGTCTCGGGGCCGAGGAGCGAGTCGAGCTCGGCGATCACCTCGCCGCGATCCGCGCTGCCGTTCCCGACGTCGACGACGATCGTGGCGTCGAGCGAGAGTTCGTCGAGCAGCTCGTCGCTCGCGACGCGCTGGACCTTCGCGTACCGCTCTTCGCAGAGCTGCGCGATCTCGTCGGCGAGCCCGCCGTAGCCGACGATAGCGACCGACTCCGTCTCGTCCAGACCGCTTGCGACCGGCGCCGGCGCCGGATCGAAGCGCGCCGCGCGCCCGTCGCCGTACTCGTAGAAGCCGGCGCCGCTCTTGCGCCCGAGCAGCCCTTCCTCCACCATGCGCCGCTGGCGCGCGACCGGCGCAAGGCGATCCGCCTGCGTTCGAAGGTAGACCGATTCCGTCGTCGCGAGGTTGACGTCGAGCCCGATGAAGTCCATCAGCTCGAACGGTCCCATGCGAAATCCGGCAGAGCGCGCGAGCGCGTCGAGCTCTTCGATCGAAGCGACGCCTCGATCGAGCGCTCGCAGCGCCTGCAGATAGAACGGACGGGCGACGCGATTGACGATGAATCCGGGCGTATCGGAAGCGAAGACCGCCGTCTTGCCGATCCGCGCCGCGATCTCGAACGCGCGCTCGATCGCTCCGTCGCCGCTCTGCGGCGCTCCGACGATCTCGACCAGCTCCATCCTTGCCGGCGGATTGAAGAAGTGCATGCCGATCACGCGTTCCGGATGCGCGACGGCATCGGCGAGCTCTTCGACCGAGAGCGACGAGGTGTTCGTCGCGATCAGCGCCTCGGGCGAGAGCGCGCCCGCGAGCGCGACGAGAACGTCGCGCTTCAGCTCGAAGCGTTCGGGAACGGCCTCGATCGCGAGCGCCGCCTCGGAGCGGGACGGGATCGCGTCGGACCACGAAATCCGGCCGAGAATGGCTCCGTCGCCGGCTCGCTCGGCGTCGCGTTCCAACTGCGCGCGCGCGCGCTCGCGGGCCGCCGGAAGCGGCTCGACGATCTCGACGTCGTACCCGCCGCGCGCCCCGAGAAACGCGATGCCGGACCCCATCGTACCGCCGCCGACCACTAACCAGCGCTCCGCCATGCACTCCCCCTTCGCGAGACTCCGTCCCTGAAACTTGCACGCCCGTGCCCGGTAGCTGGAGGTATGCTCACGCTCTTCCTACGGCTGACCGCGGTCGTCGCGATCGCGCTCGTCGTCCTGGTCGTCGCCGC
Protein-coding regions in this window:
- a CDS encoding 3-hydroxyacyl-CoA dehydrogenase NAD-binding domain-containing protein, whose translation is MAERWLVVGGGTMGSGIAFLGARGGYDVEIVEPLPAARERARAQLERDAERAGDGAILGRISWSDAIPSRSEAALAIEAVPERFELKRDVLVALAGALSPEALIATNTSSLSVEELADAVAHPERVIGMHFFNPPARMELVEIVGAPQSGDGAIERAFEIAARIGKTAVFASDTPGFIVNRVARPFYLQALRALDRGVASIEELDALARSAGFRMGPFELMDFIGLDVNLATTESVYLRTQADRLAPVARQRRMVEEGLLGRKSGAGFYEYGDGRAARFDPAPAPVASGLDETESVAIVGYGGLADEIAQLCEERYAKVQRVASDELLDELSLDATIVVDVGNGSADRGEVIAELDSLLGPETLFFVDAYATDLAACAQRLRHPQRLVGYGILGSLEGQSAVEIADSEAVSDDALELAQEFCGVLGKSAILVEDLPGLFLGRTVGSIVNEAIVAVAEEVASPDDVDVAMRLGANYPIGPIAWGREIGGARVARILNRLADAEGEAFAPHRSLWILDVEEAPPVEGEVTE
- a CDS encoding acetyl-CoA C-acyltransferase; translated protein: MSREVWVIDAVRTPIGRRGGALAGVRPDDLAATVLRAIVERNALDPAAIDDVYFGAANQSGEDNRNVARMAVLLAGLPVEVPGVTFNRLCASSLSAINSAAQAIAFGDGDLVVAGGVESMTRAPYVLPKSDAPFGGKQRLFDTTLGWRMVNPSMEPRWTISLGETAENVAERYGIGREEQDRFAYESQMRCKAAMERGAFAQEIVAVADLARDEHPRPETTLDVLATLRPAFRNDGTVTAGNSSGINDGAAAVLLCEAKTAERRGLVPMARFVASASAGVAPEVMGIGPIPATHKALDRARITASQLDLCEINEAFASQAIACVRELGLDPEKTNVNGGAIALGHPLGASGARIVTTLLHELRRRGGRYGLATMCVGVGQGVATVFERVE
- a CDS encoding aldehyde dehydrogenase family protein codes for the protein MTTTTTAVKTQLLIGGELRDASDGATYEDFNPATGAKIADVADATRDDVDAAVAAARRAFDGKWPTMAASRRAKIVYKLASLIAERAAEIALLEVRDNGKSVGTAKGELGAIVDTYEFYAGAATKNYGETLPPPLPTYLASTVREPVGVVGAIVPWNFPLLLATWKVAPALAAGCTIVLKPSSVTPLTAIELGKIALEAGVPEGVLNVITGSSHPIGAALVEHRGVDKIAFTGSTATGKIVAATAAKTLKRVTLELGGKSPSVVFDDADLDAAVAGALYGVYYNAGQCCEARSRILVQSGVYDRFVGAFSEKAKLLRVGDPEDPNTQIGAITLNEQYEKVRDYCDVGVAEGAKALFGGAPAAIGEAFASGTFWSPTAFEADASHRIAREEIFGPVATFVRFESEADAIAIANASEYGLAASVWSQNVGRANRVARAIRAGSVAINAPYAVFPGVPFGGYKESGYGRELGMETMRLYSETKSVLTFIGEKPMNPFGV